One genomic window of Hymenobacter sp. J193 includes the following:
- a CDS encoding septum formation initiator family protein — protein sequence MYLTTMLERVPGFLRSFYFLAGVAFLAWMFLFDANDLIKQYDVYSKWRELNTEKEYYLSEIDKVKKDRAELLSSPELLEKFAREKYIMKRPGEDVFLLVPQEEE from the coding sequence ATGTATTTGACTACGATGCTGGAGCGGGTGCCCGGTTTTCTGCGCAGCTTTTACTTTCTGGCCGGAGTAGCTTTCCTGGCCTGGATGTTCCTGTTCGATGCCAATGACCTGATCAAACAGTACGATGTGTATTCGAAATGGCGGGAGCTCAATACCGAAAAGGAGTATTATCTAAGTGAAATTGATAAAGTAAAGAAAGACCGCGCCGAGCTGCTCAGCAGCCCGGAGCTGCTCGAAAAGTTTGCCCGGGAAAAATACATTATGAAGCGCCCCGGCGAAGACGTATTCCTGCTTGTGCCCCAGGAAGAAGAATAA
- a CDS encoding CARDB domain-containing protein, which yields MTKRYASAPLFKGLPLLLLLLASVVLSYSATAQSYTIPASGTTSITTCEGMLYDNGGANGNYTTYADGTITIYPATAGSKIKLDFSAVSTYYYDVLRIYDGPSTSSPLIGEYTNSYSSNPGTVYGTGSTGAVTVRFATSYYNYAGFAASISCVTTVPKPDLAVQGASVQPLSVVAGNNVYVTSSIYNLTGTTATSSSVGYYLSKDAKLDGSDILIGNSTGSNLAVGASSYREASVQIPSITNTGNYYLLFVGDYQDAVAESNEDNNIATVSVNVIPAAVDLVMTQANVTPTSTAPGNAISLTSYIQNTGNTNASSSSVGYYLSTDTKLDSKDQLLTSTFGGTLYASYSNYANAYTNIPSSVVPGTYYVLFAADYQDLVTETNEDNNVTAVAITVAKASIDLVPTQSQLSATSVTAGTTITGTTYIYNQGNTSASSSNVGYYLSTDTKLDSKDVLLNSVNGSALAANASDYRGSYLTVPATATAGTYYVLFVADYKDQVAESNENNNVSSVTLQVVDPYVDLTVQSTGVSPSSVASGSSVSVSAYVYNQGNSTASASSLGYYLSKNSTLDGNDVLLTSSTVNSISAGYYAYPYASVQIPAGTEAGTYYILFAADYQNQVAESNEQNNVTAYTISVITPGIDLAIYSASLSRYSVAAGGSLNTTFSVYNGGNTATASSNAQVYLSKDATLDSNDELLTTSTGGYVSAYDYSYRSFSNTIPTDATPGAYYILVVADATNLVSETNEQNNATAIGITITEPFNGTVVPTSGMASITTCGTKIYDNGGTDNYTSYANGTLTIYPATSGAKVQLDFTQFTLNYYSYLYIYNGPDTSSPLLGSYTYFNASPGTVKATGSTGAITIVFATDYYVSTGFEATVSCIGVADNPDLTLSGATLSGSTVDAGNSLTSSVKVTNSGKGSASASTVGYYLSTDTKFSTSDVPLATTTGGTLAADANATRSATLSIPSGTAVGSYYVLFVADPSEALAESNETNNLASLALKVTKPQPNLTLASATLSATSVTNGGALTSSVSIKNAGTASATASTVGYYLSKDATYDASDVSLSQTTGSSLAAGSTATRNGSFTVPASTTAGSYYVLFVADAAAAVAESDETDNVASVALTVKAAQADLALSAATLGSSSVLAGNTVTSSITVKNQGQASAVSSTISYYLSSNTIWDANDALLKTVTGAALNASASDTRTTTLTVPAATAAGSYYVLFVADAAAAIAESSETNNVASVALSVTVPAIADLTLSAAELQTTSVQQGASVTASVKISNGGNTAATTSTVGFYLSKNMTLDATDVSLGQATGGSLAASATATRTATLTMPAATVAGGYYVLFVADPLQRRGREQRNQQPGQPSPDGN from the coding sequence ATGACCAAACGCTACGCCTCAGCCCCGCTGTTTAAAGGGCTTCCTTTATTGCTTCTTCTGCTGGCCAGTGTGGTGCTAAGCTACTCGGCCACCGCGCAGTCCTATACCATTCCGGCCTCGGGCACCACCTCCATTACCACGTGCGAAGGCATGCTGTATGATAACGGTGGCGCCAACGGCAACTACACCACCTATGCCGACGGTACCATTACCATTTATCCGGCCACTGCGGGCAGCAAAATCAAGCTGGACTTTTCGGCCGTTTCAACTTACTACTACGATGTGCTGCGCATCTACGACGGGCCATCCACCTCGTCGCCGCTGATTGGTGAGTACACCAACTCGTATTCCTCCAACCCCGGCACGGTGTATGGTACCGGCTCCACCGGCGCAGTAACGGTGCGGTTTGCCACCAGCTACTACAACTACGCCGGCTTCGCCGCCAGCATCAGCTGCGTGACGACGGTGCCCAAGCCCGACCTGGCCGTTCAGGGCGCCTCCGTGCAGCCGCTGTCGGTAGTGGCCGGCAACAACGTGTACGTGACGTCCTCCATCTACAACCTCACGGGCACCACAGCTACCAGCAGCTCGGTGGGCTACTACCTGTCGAAAGACGCGAAGCTGGACGGCAGCGACATTCTGATTGGCAACAGCACGGGCAGCAACCTGGCCGTAGGCGCCTCCAGCTACCGCGAAGCCTCCGTGCAGATTCCGTCCATTACCAACACCGGCAACTACTACCTGCTGTTTGTGGGCGACTACCAGGATGCCGTGGCGGAAAGCAACGAGGATAACAACATTGCTACCGTATCCGTCAACGTTATTCCGGCGGCGGTGGACCTGGTGATGACGCAGGCCAATGTGACGCCAACTTCCACCGCGCCCGGCAATGCCATCAGCCTGACTTCCTACATCCAGAATACCGGCAACACCAACGCCAGCTCCAGCAGCGTGGGCTACTACCTGTCCACCGATACCAAGCTCGACAGCAAAGACCAACTGCTGACGTCTACGTTCGGCGGCACGCTCTACGCCAGCTACTCCAACTACGCCAACGCCTACACCAACATCCCATCCTCCGTGGTACCGGGCACTTACTACGTGCTGTTCGCAGCCGATTATCAGGATCTGGTAACCGAAACCAACGAGGACAACAACGTGACGGCCGTAGCCATTACCGTGGCCAAAGCCAGCATCGACCTGGTGCCTACCCAGTCGCAGCTGAGCGCCACGTCCGTCACGGCCGGCACCACCATCACCGGCACCACCTACATCTACAATCAGGGCAATACATCGGCCAGCAGCTCCAACGTGGGCTACTACCTGTCCACGGATACCAAGCTCGACAGCAAAGACGTGCTGCTGAACTCGGTGAACGGCTCGGCTCTGGCGGCCAATGCCAGTGACTACCGCGGCTCCTACCTTACCGTGCCGGCTACTGCCACGGCGGGCACCTACTACGTGCTGTTCGTGGCCGACTATAAAGACCAGGTAGCGGAATCCAACGAAAACAACAACGTCAGCAGCGTTACGCTGCAGGTAGTGGACCCCTACGTGGATTTGACGGTGCAGTCCACTGGGGTCAGCCCTTCGTCGGTAGCCAGCGGGAGCAGCGTTTCGGTTTCGGCCTACGTGTACAACCAGGGCAACTCTACCGCCAGCGCGTCGAGCCTGGGGTACTACCTTTCCAAGAACTCCACGCTCGATGGCAACGACGTGCTGCTGACGTCCAGCACTGTCAATAGCATCAGCGCAGGCTATTATGCCTACCCGTATGCGTCCGTGCAGATTCCGGCCGGTACCGAGGCAGGCACCTATTACATTCTGTTTGCGGCCGACTACCAGAATCAGGTAGCCGAAAGCAATGAGCAGAATAACGTCACAGCTTACACCATCTCAGTGATTACGCCGGGCATAGACCTGGCTATTTACTCGGCCTCCCTGTCGCGCTACTCGGTAGCAGCGGGCGGCAGCCTGAACACGACGTTCTCTGTGTACAATGGCGGCAATACGGCTACCGCGTCCAGCAATGCCCAGGTGTATCTGTCGAAGGATGCCACGCTCGACAGCAACGATGAGCTGCTGACCACATCTACCGGCGGCTACGTGTCGGCCTATGATTATTCATACCGCTCGTTCAGCAACACCATTCCTACGGATGCCACGCCGGGCGCCTACTACATTCTGGTGGTGGCCGATGCAACCAACCTGGTTTCGGAAACCAACGAGCAGAACAACGCCACGGCCATTGGCATTACCATAACGGAGCCGTTCAACGGTACTGTGGTGCCTACATCGGGCATGGCCAGCATTACCACCTGCGGCACCAAAATCTATGACAACGGCGGCACGGACAACTACACTTCCTACGCCAATGGCACGCTGACGATTTACCCGGCTACCAGCGGGGCCAAGGTGCAGCTCGACTTCACGCAGTTCACCCTGAACTACTACTCCTACCTGTACATCTACAACGGGCCGGACACGTCTTCTCCGCTGCTGGGCTCCTACACGTACTTCAACGCCTCGCCGGGTACGGTGAAGGCGACGGGCAGCACCGGGGCCATTACCATCGTTTTTGCCACCGACTACTACGTTTCCACCGGTTTTGAAGCTACCGTATCGTGTATTGGTGTGGCCGATAACCCAGACCTGACGTTATCGGGCGCTACGCTAAGTGGCAGCACCGTAGATGCCGGCAACTCCCTCACGTCGTCGGTGAAGGTTACTAACTCCGGCAAGGGCAGCGCCAGCGCCAGCACCGTAGGCTACTACCTTTCTACCGATACCAAGTTCAGCACCAGCGACGTGCCGCTGGCTACCACCACCGGTGGCACGCTGGCGGCCGACGCCAATGCTACCCGCAGCGCTACGCTCAGCATTCCTTCGGGCACGGCCGTAGGTAGCTACTACGTGCTGTTCGTAGCCGACCCCTCGGAAGCCTTGGCGGAATCCAACGAAACCAATAACCTGGCTTCCCTGGCGCTGAAGGTGACCAAGCCCCAGCCCAATCTGACGCTGGCATCGGCTACGCTGTCGGCCACGTCGGTTACCAATGGCGGGGCACTCACCAGCAGCGTCAGCATCAAAAATGCGGGCACGGCTAGTGCCACGGCCAGCACAGTGGGCTACTACCTGTCGAAAGACGCTACTTATGATGCCAGTGACGTGAGCCTGAGCCAGACTACCGGCAGCAGCCTGGCTGCGGGCAGCACCGCCACGCGCAACGGCTCGTTTACCGTTCCGGCTAGCACCACGGCCGGCAGCTACTACGTACTGTTCGTGGCCGATGCCGCGGCGGCTGTGGCGGAAAGCGACGAAACCGATAACGTAGCCAGCGTGGCTCTGACGGTGAAAGCCGCGCAGGCTGACCTGGCCCTGTCAGCGGCTACGCTGGGCAGCTCTTCCGTGCTGGCGGGCAATACCGTAACCAGCTCCATTACCGTCAAAAACCAGGGCCAGGCCTCGGCGGTCAGCAGCACCATCAGCTACTACCTGTCGTCGAACACCATCTGGGACGCGAATGACGCCCTGCTGAAAACCGTGACGGGCGCGGCGCTGAATGCCTCGGCATCCGACACGCGCACCACTACGCTCACGGTTCCGGCCGCTACTGCGGCGGGCAGCTACTACGTGCTGTTCGTGGCCGATGCGGCCGCGGCCATAGCCGAAAGCAGTGAAACGAACAACGTCGCCAGCGTAGCGCTGTCGGTAACCGTTCCGGCGATAGCCGACCTGACGCTGAGCGCGGCCGAACTGCAGACAACATCGGTACAGCAAGGCGCCTCAGTAACGGCCAGCGTGAAAATCAGCAACGGCGGCAACACGGCGGCTACAACCAGCACCGTAGGCTTCTACCTGTCAAAAAATATGACGCTGGATGCCACCGACGTGAGCCTGGGGCAGGCTACCGGCGGCAGCCTCGCGGCCAGTGCCACGGCTACGCGCACAGCTACGCTCACCATGCCGGCCGCTACGGTAGCAGGCGGCTACTACGTGCTGTTCGTAGCCGACCCACTCCAGCGCCGTGGCCGAGAGCAGCGAAACCAACAACCTGGCCAGCCTAGCCCTGACGGTAACTGA
- a CDS encoding T9SS type A sorting domain-containing protein, which yields MAESSETNNLASLALTVTDPVATLMPDLTFVASSTSLSASSGSAGAAITVSSTISNTGTGPASSQPYAVYLSADQSFDAGDVQLGSATGATLASSQTSPLQLSATIPAATASGSYYILVVLNPDNSLTESSNDNNTTSLAFTVTVATAGQQQTAGLTIGVYPNPARTGYFLVSLSGAKAAADDATLTLFNTLGQRVAQRQVPGRTGVSRFDTQTLSQGVYLLHITGNNLHVVQRIVVE from the coding sequence GTGGCCGAGAGCAGCGAAACCAACAACCTGGCCAGCCTAGCCCTGACGGTAACTGACCCGGTAGCCACACTGATGCCCGACCTCACGTTTGTGGCTTCGTCGACCAGCCTCTCGGCCAGCAGCGGTAGCGCCGGGGCAGCCATAACGGTGAGCAGCACCATCAGCAATACCGGCACGGGCCCGGCCAGTAGCCAGCCCTACGCCGTTTACCTCTCGGCCGACCAGAGCTTCGATGCCGGCGACGTACAGCTGGGCAGCGCCACGGGCGCTACGCTGGCCAGCAGCCAGACGAGCCCCCTGCAGCTCAGCGCAACCATTCCGGCGGCTACGGCTTCGGGCAGCTACTACATTCTGGTGGTGCTGAACCCCGACAACTCCCTAACCGAAAGCAGCAACGACAACAACACGACCAGCCTGGCCTTCACGGTAACCGTAGCCACCGCCGGACAGCAGCAAACCGCAGGCCTCACCATTGGGGTGTACCCCAATCCGGCGCGTACGGGCTATTTCCTGGTTTCCCTGTCGGGGGCCAAAGCGGCTGCCGACGATGCCACACTCACGCTCTTCAACACCCTTGGGCAGCGAGTAGCACAACGCCAGGTGCCGGGCCGCACAGGAGTTAGCCGGTTTGACACACAGACGCTCAGCCAGGGAGTTTATCTGCTGCACATCACGGGTAATAATCTGCACGTTGTGCAGCGGATAGTGGTAGAATAA